The following are encoded together in the Peromyscus leucopus breed LL Stock chromosome 1, UCI_PerLeu_2.1, whole genome shotgun sequence genome:
- the LOC114683838 gene encoding LOW QUALITY PROTEIN: olfactory receptor 52B2-like (The sequence of the model RefSeq protein was modified relative to this genomic sequence to represent the inferred CDS: inserted 2 bases in 2 codons), whose product MIHSNITIFHPAVFVLLGIPGLEAYHTWLSVPLCLMYVTAVFGNSILIVVIITERSLHEPMYFFLSMLAITDILLSTTTVPKXLAIFWLHAHNIAFDACVTQVFFVHTMFVGESAXLLAMAFDRFVAICAPLRYTTVLTWRMVGRIALAIVIRSVCIIFPVIFLLKRLPFCQTNIIPHSYCEHIGVARLACADITVNIWYGFSVPIVMVIMDVILIAVSYSLILRAVFRLPSQDARHKALSTCGSHLCVILMFYVPSFFTLLTHRFGRNIPRHVHILLANLYVVVPPMLNPIVYGVKTKQIREGVVHWFLDIKTQCCSSSLG is encoded by the exons ATGATTCACAGCAACATCACCATCTTCCACCCTGCAGTTTTCGTGCTCCTTGGCATCCCTGGGTTGGAGGCTTATCATACCTGGTTGTCTGTACCCTTGTGCCTCATGTATGTCACTGCGGTCTTTGGGAACAGCATCCTGATAGTGGTCATCATCACAGAACGGAGCCTGCATGAacccatgtatttcttcctctccATGCTGGCCATCACAGATATCCTGCTGTCCACTACTACTGTGCCCA GCCTAGCCATCTTTTGGCTCCATGCCCACAACATTGCCTTTGATGCCTGTGTCACCCAAGTCTTCTTTGTCCACACAATGTTTGTGGGGGAGTCAG ATCTGTTAGCCATGGCCTTTGACCGCTTTGTGGCCATCTGTGCCCCACTGAGATACACAACGGTGCTGACATGGCGCATGGTGGGGAGGATTGCTCTAGCCATTGTCATCAGAAGCGTCTGTATCATCTTTCCCGTGATTTTCTTGCTGAAGCGGCTGCCGTTCTGTCAAACCAACATCATCCCCCATTCCTACTGTGAGCACATTGGGGTGGCCCGCTTAGCCTGTGCCGACATCACTGTTAACATTTGGTACGGCTTCTCAGTGCCCATCGTCATGGTCATCATGGATGTGATCCTCATTGCTGTGTCTTACTCACTCATTCTGCGAGCGGTGTTTCGTTTGCCCTCCCAGGATGCTCGGCACAAGGCCCTGAGCACTTGTGGGTCTCACCTCTGTGTTATCCTCATGTTTTACGTTCCATCCTTCTTTACTTTACTGACCCACCGCTTTGGGCGGAACATTCCCCGGCACGTGCATATCTTGTTGGCCAATCTTTATGTGGTAGTGCCACCAATGCTGAACCCCATTGTCTACGGGGTTAAGACTAAGCAAATCCGGGAGGGTGTAGTCCACTGGTTCTTGGACATCAAGACTCAGTGTTGTTCCTCTTCTTTGGGTTGA
- the LOC114683837 gene encoding olfactory receptor 52B2-like — protein sequence MLGANLTIIHPTVFILLGIPGLEEYHIWLSIPFCLMYITAVLGNGALILVVLSEHTLHEPMYVFLSMLASTDILLSTTTVPKALAIFWFHAGEILFDACITQMFFIHVAFVAESGILLAMAFDRYVAICTPLRYSAILTPMAIGKMTLAIWGRSIGTIFPIIFLLKRLSYCRTNIIPHSYCEHIGVARLACADITVNIWYGFSVPMASVLVDVALIGISYTLILQAVFRLPSQDARHKALNTCGSHIGVILLFFIPSFFTFLTHRFGKNIPHHVHILLANLYVLVPPMLNPIIYGAKTKQIRDSMTHMLSVVWKS from the coding sequence ATGCTTGGAGCTAACCTCACCATCATCCACCCGACTGTGTTCATCCTACTTGGAATCCCAGGACTGGAGGAATATCACATCTGGCTTTCTATCCCTTTTTGTCTCATGTACATCACTGCAGTCTTGGGAAATGGAGCCCTGATCCTTGTTGTTCTGAGTGAACACACCCTCCATGAGCCCATGTATGTCTTTCTATCCATGCTAGCTAGCACCGACATTCTCCTGTCAACCACCACTGTGCCCAAGGCCTTGGCTATCTTCTGGTTCCATGCTGGGGAGATCCTCTTTGATGCCTGCATTACTCAGATGTTTTTCATTCATGTTGCTTTTGTGGCCGAATCAGGAATCCTGCTGGCCATGGCATTTGACCGCTATGTGGCTATTTGTACTCCTCTGAGATACTCAGCCATCTTAACTCCCATGGCAATTGGAAAAATGACCCTGGCCATCTGGGGACGGAGCATTGGGACCATTTTCCCTATCATATTCCTGCTGAAGAGGCTGTCATACTGCAGGACCAATATCATCCCACACTCATACTGTGAGCATATTGGTGTAGCCAGGTTGGCCTGTGCTGACATCACTGTCAATATCTGGTATGGCTTCTCAGTGCCAATGGCTTCAGTTTTGGTAGATGTTGCACTCATTGGTATTTCTTATACTTTGATCCTCCAGGCTGTGTTTAGACTTCCTTCCCAGGATGCCCGGCACAAAGCTCTCAACACCTGTGGCTCTCACATTGGAGTAATTCTCCTCTTCTTCATACCATCATTTTTCACTTTCCTTACCCACCGCTTTGGCAAGAACATCCCCCACCACGTACACATTCTTCTGGCAAATCTCTATGTGTTAGTTCCTCCCATGCTTAACCCTATCATCTATGGTGCAAAGACCAAGCAAATTAGGGACAGCATGACTCACATGTTGTCTGTTGTGTGGAAGTCTTGA